CATCGGCGGCGGGATGATCATGGTGCCCTTCCTCACGGCCATCCTGTCGGGGCGCGGCGTCGCGCCGGACCTGGCGGTGAAGATGGCGATCGCGACCTCGATGGCGACCATCATGTTCACCTCCTTGTCCAGCGTGCGCGCCCATGCCCGGCGTGGCTATGTGCGCTGGGACATCTTCAGGCGGCTGGCGCCCGGCATCGTGGTCGGCAGCATGATCGGCAGCCTGGGCGTGTTCTCGCTGCTCAAGGGTTCCTGGCTGGCGACCTTCTTCGGCCTGTTCGTCGGCTTCTCGGCCACCCAGATGTTCCGCGACCGCAAGCCCAGGTCCACCCGGCAGATGCCGAGCACGGCGGGCCAGTTCGCGGTCGGCGGCTCGATCGGTTTCCTGTCGGGCCTGGTGGGCGCCGGCGGCGGCTTCATCAGCGTGCCCTTCATGGCCTGGTGCAACGTGGCCATCCACAACGCGGTGGCGACCTCGGCCGCGCTGGGATTTCCGATCGCAGTCGCCAACGTCGTGGGCTTCGCGATCGCCGGCCAGTCGGTGGCCGGGCTGCCGCCCACCTCCTTCGGCTACATCTGGCTGCCGGGCCTGGCGATGATTGCCCTGGTCAGCGTGTTCACCGCGCCCCTGGGCGCCCGTGCCTCGCATGCGCTGCCCGTGGGCAAGCTCAAGCGGATGTTCGCGAGCATCCTGTACCTGCTCGCGGCGTACATGCTCTGGAAGGGGCTCGCGGGCTAGCGTCCCCACAGGACACTGACGTCCCGTACGTTCAGGATTCGAAGGCAGGAATGCGCGCGTTGGGCAGCGGCCGATAGCCGGCGGGCCGGCCGAACATGCGGCGCAGCAACTCCTGCTCGTGCAGGGCGCACAAGGCCGCCGCCGCGATCTCGGCAGCGATGGCGGCACCCGGGCAGGCATGGGCCGCGCTGCCGAATGCCAGCGCCGGCGAGGCTTCCTCCTGCACGGCGCTGGCCAGCAGCACCAGCACGCCCTGCCCTGCGCGGATCGCCTGCCCATCGAGCACGAGGTCCGCCGCCGCGAAGCGCCGGGTGTTGTGCACCGGCGGGTCCGCAACCAGCACTTGCGCCACCAGTTCGCGCCACGCCCCGAGCTGCGGGGGCGGCGCGGCTGCCGCCAGCGCGGCCTTGGCGGTGTTGCCGGCCAGGGCGGCCGTCGCATCGACGGACTGCTGCATCAGCGCGATGCGGTTGGCCGCGCCGGGCCGGTCGAGGCCGAGGCGCTCGCCCTGCGCCATCAGCTGGTCGGCGGCCGAGTTGCCGATCTCGATGGCGCGCGGCGTGGCCTGGGGCGCGATGCCCGCGACCACATCCAGCACCGCCTGCACCGTCATGTCCCGCTGCCCGGGCGGCACCCCGAGGAGGCGCGCCATCGCTTGCGCCGGCACCTGGACCAGCCAGCGATCGGCGGCAACGCGTCCCGCGAGTTCGCGCACCGCCGCGCTCGCCGCATCGGTGACGCCGGCCCGATCCCACTTCGCCGCCTGCGCCTGGACCGCCGGCCGGTGCCGCTGATGGAAGTCGCCGTCGTTCATCCGCACCAGCAAGGCGAAGACCTCGCCCAGCGGCGTGCCCGCGAGCGCCGCCGGCACGGGCTCGGCCGCGGGCCGCACGCGCAGCTGCGGATGGGCCAGCGCCGCGCGCACCGCGGCGGCGCCGGCCGCGACCCACAGGCCGAGCGCATCGTCGAAGGCGAGCGGACGTTCGCGGCGCAGGCGGGCGTAGTACGCGTAAGGGTGCTCGTGCGTCACGGCGCTGATGGGGTCGCGGGGCTCGGCGTTCGTCATGCAGTTAGGGCCTGTTAACGCGTTAACAGGCCCTAGTTTCGACAAGCCCTGCGCCTTTGTCCAGCAACAACAGTTCGAGTACGATCAAAGCGTGGAATCCGAACCCGACCTCGCGCGCATCGCCGCCACCGTCGGTGACGCGCGGCGCATCCGAATGCTGGCGCTGCTCATGGAAGGCCGCGCCCTCACCGCCAAGGAGCTCGCGCTGGGAACGGGCGTGGAGCCGGCGACCGCCACCTCGCACCTGAAACGCCTGGTGGACGACGGCCTGCTGGTCGCCGCGTCGCAGGGCCGGCACAAGTACTTCCGCTTCGCTTCCGAGCAGGTGGCCCAGCTGGTCGAATCGCTGATGCGCGTGGCGCCGCGCCGCAAGGCACCGGCGCCGGCCGCGCACGAGCCCATCCGCGCAGCACGCTTTTGCTATGACCATCTCGCCGGCAGCCTGGGCACCGGGCTGCTGGCGTTGTGGCTGCGCAAGGGCTGGCTCGCCGACGGCGGCGACCCCAAGCAACTGGAGGTGACGGCGCGCGGCGAGAAGGCCCTGGCGGCCCTGGGCGTGGACCTGGCAGCAGCGCGCGCGCGGCGGCGCCAGTTCGCCTGCCGCTGCCTCGACTGGTCCGAGCGGCAGGACCACCTGGGCGGCGCGCTCGGGGCGGCGGTGGCGGAGCACTTCCGCGCCCAGCGCTGGATCGAGCGCAGCAAGCACAGTCGCGTGGTGCGCGTCACGCCGCAGGGCGAGCGCGAACTGCGCCGGCTCGGGCTGGCAGAGCCCCGCTAAGCCCCGCCGATCGCTACGATGACCCGGCCGGTGCCATCGCAGGTGCGGCATGCCTTGCCATCGCGCCGGCCCGTGCCGCCGCAGTCGGGGCAGAGGTCCTCGCCGGCGCCGGGGGTGCCAGCCGGCGCCTCGTCGCCGGGACTCATCGACGGGCCGGCGCCGCTGGGCGTGGGCAACGAGGCATCAGCCGCAGCGATGTCGAGGGACGCGCCAGGGTCTTCCTCACCCGCGACCGATTCGTCCCGCTCCTTGTCATCGCTGCCGGGCGCGCCGCCCCGCGATCTGGAACTCTTGCCTGCCATCATGTCGCCTCCTGCAGCGCGATCCTTGCTTCCATCCGGGGCCGTCGAGCTTGCTGATGGGCTCGCGACCGATGCGGATGCCTGGATCGGGTGGAACCATTCGACCGCGAAGTTCAGCGCGGGCGGCGCTCGGCCTATGCAACAAGCCCGGGAAGGCGTAACGCTGCCGGGCATGGTCGCGCGGGTTCGCTGCTATAAAGCAGCTCGAACTCATGCGAAGGATCGCGAAAGATGTCGCGCGCGCGCTTGATCCTGCTCACGGCGCTGACGATGGCGGCCTTCGCCGGCAATTCGCTGCTGTGCCGGCTGGCACTCGCCCACACCGCCATCGATGCGGCGACCTTCACGACCGTGCGCCTCGCGTCGGGGGCGGCCATGCTGTGGCTGCTGACCCAGTGGCGACCCGTCACCAGCGGCAGCGGCGGCGGCCGCTGGCTGTCGGGGCTGGCCCTCTTCGCCTACGCGGCCTGCTTCTCGTTCGCCTACATCAGCCTGCCGGCCGGAACCGGGGCGCTGCTGCTGTTCGGTGCGGTGCAGGTGACCATGGTGCTCCACGACCTGCGCAGCGGCAAGACGCCGCGGATGGCGCAGGCGGCGGGCATGGCGCTGGCGGCCGCCGGCCTGGTCTGGCTGGTGCTGCCGGGCGTCTCGGCGCCGCCGCTGCTGGGCTCCCTGCTGATGCTCGCCAGCGGCGTGGCCTGGGGCATCTACTCGTTGCGCGGACGGGGCGCGGGTGATCCGACCCGCGTGACCGCCGGCAACTTCCTTCGGGCCGTTCCCTTCAGCATCGCGCTGAGCATCGCCGCCGCCGGCGCCCTGACGCTGGACCCGGCCGGGGTGGCCTACGCCCTCGCCTCGGGCGCGATCACTTCGGCCATCGGCTATGTGATCTGGTATTCGGTGCTGCCCTCGCTCAGCGCCACCAGCGCCGCCACCGTGCAACTGAGCGTCCCCGTGATCGCCGCGTTCGGCGGCATCGTGCTGCTGGGCGAGAACCTGACGCTGAGGCTGGTGGCGTCCTCGATCGCCATCCTCGGCGGCATCGCCATGGTCATTCGCGACAAGGGCCGCGGCGGATGATGCCGCGGCGGCCCTTGTGCGTCTAGCCTTCGTACTTGACCTTGGCGTCCTTGATCACCCGGCTCCATTTCTTGGTTTCGGCGGCAATGAAGCGCTCGAAATCCAGCGGGCTGCCGCCGGCGTCCTCGGCGCCGACCGCGGCCAGCTTTTCCTTGACGTCGGGCATCTCGAGGACCTTGTTGACGTCCTCGTTCATGCGCCGCACATAAAGCGAAGGCATCTTGCCCGGTCCGACCAACCCATACCAGGTGCTGGCATCGAAGCCGAGGTAGCCCAGGTCATGCAGCGTGGGCAAATCCGGGTAGGCCTTGGAGCGGTTGATGCGGGTCTGCGCGATCGCCAGCACCTTGCCGCTTTTCACATGCGGCGTGGCGGCGGCCATGGTGTCGAAGCTGTACAGGATCTGGCCGCCCATCAGGTCGGCCAGCAGCGGGCCGGAGCCGCGGTAGGGCACGTGCAGCAGATCCACCTTGGCGGTGTTCTTGAACATCTCCAGCGCCAGGTGCTGGGCCGAACCGTTGCCCGCCGAGCCGAAGCTCAGCTTGCCCGGATTGGCCTTGCCCTCGGCCACGATGTCCTTGACGGTCTTGGACTTCACATTCGGCCAGGCGATCAGCAGGTTGGGCGTGACGCCCACGCGCACGATCGGCGAGAAGTCGCGCTCGACGTTGTACGACAGCTTGGGCACCAGGCCCGGGGCGATGGCGTGCGAATTGATGTGCGCCATCAGCAGCACGCTGCCATCCGCGGGTGCCTTGGCCACCAGGTCTGCGGCGATGACGCCGGCCGCGCCGGCCTTGTTCTCCACCACGATGGTGGTGTTCCACATGGTCTGCAGCTTTTGCGCGAGGATGCGCGCCAGCGCATCGGTGCCGCCGCCGGGCGGGAACCCCACGACGATCCGGATCGGCCCCGCGGGAATCCCCTGGGCCCTCACGGACGGAAGCGCCAGGGCGGCGGCGCCGGCGGCGATGATCGAACGTCTCTTCATGCTTCCTCCTTTTTCCGGATTGCAGAACTCAGAGCACCCGGGCCCTCACCCGGAATGTAGCTGTGCCAATCGCACCGCGTTCGAGGCGAAATAGTCCATCGCCGCCTGAACGCCCGACCCGGCGAGCTTGACGCCGGACAGTTTCAGTCCCATCTCGCAGCCCGCCACGGCCGCCACCAGGGTGAGGTCGTTGCAGTCGCCCAGGTGGCCGATTCGGAACATCCGGCCCTTGACCTTGCCCAGGCCGGTGCCCAGCGAGCAATCGAAACGCTCGTAGATCACGCGCCGCACGGCGTCCGCATCCACGCCCTCGGGCATCATCACGCCGGTCAGCACCGGCGAATACACCGCCGGGTCGGCGCACTGGATGTCCAGGCCCCAGGCGTTCACCGCGGCGCGCACGCCCGCCGCCCAGCGCTGGTGCCGCGCGAACACCGCCGGCAAGCCGCCGTGCTGCGGCGACAGCAGCATGTCGCAGGATTCGGCCAGGCCGTACAGCAGGTTGGTGTTGGGCGTGTAGGGCCAGTAGCCGCCCTTGTTCATCTCGATGATCTCGTCCCAGGCCCAGAAGGACTTCGGCAGCCTGGCCGTCTTGCTGGCCTCGATGGCCCTGGGCGAGACCGCATTGAAGCTGATGCCCGGCGGCAGCATGAGGCCCTTTTGCGATCCGCTGACCGTCACGTCCACGCCCCACTCGTCGTGGCGGTAGTCGGCCGAGGCCAGGCCCGAGATGCTGTCGACCATCAGCAGTGCCGGATGGCCGGCGGCGTCGATCGCCCGTCGCACCGCCGCGATGTCACTGGTGACGCCGGTGGAGGTTTCGTT
Above is a window of Ramlibacter tataouinensis DNA encoding:
- a CDS encoding Bug family tripartite tricarboxylate transporter substrate binding protein, whose translation is MKRRSIIAAGAAALALPSVRAQGIPAGPIRIVVGFPPGGGTDALARILAQKLQTMWNTTIVVENKAGAAGVIAADLVAKAPADGSVLLMAHINSHAIAPGLVPKLSYNVERDFSPIVRVGVTPNLLIAWPNVKSKTVKDIVAEGKANPGKLSFGSAGNGSAQHLALEMFKNTAKVDLLHVPYRGSGPLLADLMGGQILYSFDTMAAATPHVKSGKVLAIAQTRINRSKAYPDLPTLHDLGYLGFDASTWYGLVGPGKMPSLYVRRMNEDVNKVLEMPDVKEKLAAVGAEDAGGSPLDFERFIAAETKKWSRVIKDAKVKYEG
- a CDS encoding ArsR/SmtB family transcription factor, yielding MESEPDLARIAATVGDARRIRMLALLMEGRALTAKELALGTGVEPATATSHLKRLVDDGLLVAASQGRHKYFRFASEQVAQLVESLMRVAPRRKAPAPAAHEPIRAARFCYDHLAGSLGTGLLALWLRKGWLADGGDPKQLEVTARGEKALAALGVDLAAARARRRQFACRCLDWSERQDHLGGALGAAVAEHFRAQRWIERSKHSRVVRVTPQGERELRRLGLAEPR
- a CDS encoding sulfite exporter TauE/SafE family protein, encoding MLAPQLVIELALLGVCTGFLAGLLGIGGGMIMVPFLTAILSGRGVAPDLAVKMAIATSMATIMFTSLSSVRAHARRGYVRWDIFRRLAPGIVVGSMIGSLGVFSLLKGSWLATFFGLFVGFSATQMFRDRKPRSTRQMPSTAGQFAVGGSIGFLSGLVGAGGGFISVPFMAWCNVAIHNAVATSAALGFPIAVANVVGFAIAGQSVAGLPPTSFGYIWLPGLAMIALVSVFTAPLGARASHALPVGKLKRMFASILYLLAAYMLWKGLAG
- a CDS encoding DMT family transporter produces the protein MSRARLILLTALTMAAFAGNSLLCRLALAHTAIDAATFTTVRLASGAAMLWLLTQWRPVTSGSGGGRWLSGLALFAYAACFSFAYISLPAGTGALLLFGAVQVTMVLHDLRSGKTPRMAQAAGMALAAAGLVWLVLPGVSAPPLLGSLLMLASGVAWGIYSLRGRGAGDPTRVTAGNFLRAVPFSIALSIAAAGALTLDPAGVAYALASGAITSAIGYVIWYSVLPSLSATSAATVQLSVPVIAAFGGIVLLGENLTLRLVASSIAILGGIAMVIRDKGRGG
- a CDS encoding pyridoxal-phosphate-dependent aminotransferase family protein; amino-acid sequence: MLTLDNHPTGRHFLQIPGPSPVPDRILRAMSLPTIDHRGPEFAVLGRRVLEGIAQVFQTRHPVIIYPASGTGAWEAALANTLSPGDHVLMYETGHFATLWNRMATRLGLKTEFLGLPGIEGWRRGVQAHMIEERLRADREHAIKAVCVVHNETSTGVTSDIAAVRRAIDAAGHPALLMVDSISGLASADYRHDEWGVDVTVSGSQKGLMLPPGISFNAVSPRAIEASKTARLPKSFWAWDEIIEMNKGGYWPYTPNTNLLYGLAESCDMLLSPQHGGLPAVFARHQRWAAGVRAAVNAWGLDIQCADPAVYSPVLTGVMMPEGVDADAVRRVIYERFDCSLGTGLGKVKGRMFRIGHLGDCNDLTLVAAVAGCEMGLKLSGVKLAGSGVQAAMDYFASNAVRLAQLHSG